Proteins encoded together in one Luteimonas fraxinea window:
- a CDS encoding BCCT family transporter — MNDPTVRPDTDPVAPPERWHSRILGPVFYPSALIVLALIVMSFVAPEAMETMFGHAKTWVADEAGWFTVLTVAGFLVFIVGIAISGFGRLKLGPDHSSPDYSYATWFAMLFAAGMGIGLMFFGVAEPIMHYAEPPVGDAQTVAAARQAMRITFFHWGIHAWAIYAVVALSLAYFAYRHGLPLRIRSSLYPLIGDRIYGPIGHAVDTFAVLGTIFGLATSLGLGVIQINTGLNYLFDTPVGTTTQVILISVITLIATGSVVSGLDKGVRRLSELNMIMAVALLAFVLIAGPTVYLMQTFVQNTGMYISNVFAMTFNLYAYESRGTWLGGWTLFYWGWWIAWSPFVGMFIARISRGRTIREFVVGVLLVPLGFTFLWMTIYGNTALHMVMVDGATQLVDAVAADSSVAIFQFLENLPFSTITSGLATALVVIFFVTSSDSGSLVIDMLTTKGEEESPVWQRIFWALAEGIVAIALLLAGGLAALQAATIASALPFTVVMILMCWGMVRAMRLEVVKRDSLRDARIAPVGIGGGGDWKARLRSLAHHPMQKEVLAFLQTQVKPAFEDVAAELRKQNLDVAVEEGEDGRIWLQVGHGEEMDFFYSVRPVPYEPPSFMFEDPRRRRKETDRFYRGEVHLREGGQDYDVMGWRKDELIHDVLDQYQRHIHFLNVVR; from the coding sequence GCGCCGCCAGAACGCTGGCACTCGCGCATTCTCGGTCCCGTGTTTTATCCATCGGCGCTGATCGTGCTGGCCTTGATCGTGATGTCGTTCGTCGCGCCCGAGGCGATGGAGACGATGTTCGGCCACGCCAAGACCTGGGTCGCCGACGAGGCAGGCTGGTTCACCGTGCTCACGGTCGCCGGCTTCCTGGTCTTCATCGTCGGCATCGCGATCAGCGGCTTCGGTCGCCTGAAACTCGGCCCTGACCACAGCAGTCCCGATTACAGCTACGCGACCTGGTTCGCGATGCTGTTCGCGGCCGGCATGGGCATCGGCCTGATGTTCTTCGGTGTTGCCGAACCGATCATGCATTACGCCGAACCGCCGGTCGGCGATGCGCAGACGGTTGCCGCTGCGCGACAGGCGATGCGCATCACGTTCTTCCACTGGGGCATCCACGCGTGGGCGATCTACGCGGTGGTCGCGCTGTCGCTGGCGTACTTCGCGTATCGCCACGGTCTGCCGCTGCGTATCCGCTCGTCGCTGTATCCGCTGATCGGTGATCGTATCTACGGCCCGATCGGCCACGCGGTCGACACGTTCGCGGTGCTCGGCACGATCTTCGGCCTCGCCACGTCGCTGGGCCTGGGCGTGATCCAGATCAACACCGGTCTTAACTACCTGTTCGACACGCCGGTCGGCACGACGACACAGGTGATCCTGATCAGCGTGATCACGCTGATCGCGACGGGTTCTGTCGTCAGCGGTCTGGACAAGGGCGTGCGTCGTCTGTCCGAACTCAACATGATCATGGCGGTGGCGCTGCTGGCCTTCGTGCTGATCGCCGGACCGACGGTCTATCTGATGCAGACCTTCGTGCAGAACACCGGCATGTACATCTCGAACGTCTTCGCGATGACGTTCAACCTGTACGCCTACGAATCCCGTGGCACCTGGCTGGGCGGCTGGACGCTGTTCTACTGGGGCTGGTGGATCGCCTGGTCCCCGTTCGTCGGCATGTTCATCGCGCGCATCTCGCGTGGCCGCACGATCCGCGAGTTCGTCGTCGGCGTGCTGCTGGTGCCGCTGGGCTTCACCTTCCTGTGGATGACGATCTACGGCAACACCGCGCTGCATATGGTCATGGTCGATGGTGCGACGCAGCTGGTCGATGCAGTGGCGGCCGACAGTTCGGTCGCGATCTTCCAGTTCCTCGAGAACCTGCCGTTCTCGACGATCACCTCGGGTCTGGCGACCGCGCTGGTGGTGATCTTCTTCGTGACGTCGTCCGACTCCGGCTCGCTGGTGATCGACATGCTCACGACGAAGGGCGAGGAGGAATCGCCTGTTTGGCAGCGCATCTTCTGGGCGCTGGCCGAGGGCATCGTCGCGATCGCACTGCTGCTGGCCGGTGGCCTGGCCGCGCTGCAGGCGGCGACGATCGCATCCGCGCTGCCGTTCACGGTGGTCATGATCCTGATGTGCTGGGGCATGGTGCGGGCGATGCGTCTGGAAGTGGTCAAGCGCGACAGCCTCCGCGATGCGCGCATTGCACCGGTCGGCATCGGCGGCGGCGGCGACTGGAAGGCGCGCCTGCGCTCGCTCGCCCATCACCCGATGCAGAAGGAAGTGCTCGCGTTCCTGCAGACACAGGTCAAGCCGGCATTCGAGGACGTGGCCGCGGAGCTGCGCAAGCAGAACCTCGATGTCGCGGTCGAAGAAGGGGAGGACGGCCGCATCTGGCTGCAGGTCGGCCATGGCGAAGAGATGGATTTCTTCTACTCCGTGCGCCCGGTGCCGTACGAGCCGCCGAGCTTCATGTTCGAAGATCCGCGCCGTCGCCGGAAGGAGACCGACCGCTTCTATCGCGGAGAGGTCCACCTGCGCGAAGGCGGTCAGGATTACGACGTGATGGGCTGGCGCAAGGACGAGCTGATCCACGACGTGCTCGACCAGTATCAGCGCCACATCCACTTCCTCAACGTCGTGCGTTGA
- a CDS encoding DUF3016 domain-containing protein, which yields MHRRSLPLLLAAALIALAMPALAGNDVTDPELPRSLNGDSPVAVQWTDPEAFSDIRLSGNRWEARRGDWVEQIARYVRQRAERELPAGSTLDVTIRDIRRAGMYEPWNGPRFDHVRIIKDHYPPRIDLDFVLRDSSGAVIAEGPRELRDMGFLNRAGSAMNSDALRYEKQLIDDWLRRDLRPAIAQR from the coding sequence ATGCATCGCCGATCCCTGCCCCTGTTGCTCGCCGCCGCGCTGATCGCCCTTGCGATGCCGGCGCTTGCCGGCAACGACGTCACCGATCCGGAACTGCCACGCAGCCTGAACGGCGACAGTCCGGTCGCGGTGCAGTGGACCGATCCCGAGGCTTTCTCCGATATCCGCCTCAGTGGCAATCGCTGGGAAGCCCGCCGCGGTGACTGGGTCGAGCAGATTGCCCGTTACGTGCGCCAGCGCGCGGAGCGCGAACTGCCGGCTGGCAGCACGCTCGACGTGACCATCCGCGACATCCGCCGCGCCGGCATGTACGAGCCGTGGAACGGTCCGCGCTTCGACCACGTGCGCATCATCAAGGACCACTATCCGCCGCGGATCGATCTCGACTTCGTACTGCGCGATTCCAGCGGCGCCGTGATCGCCGAAGGCCCGCGCGAGTTGCGCGACATGGGCTTCCTCAACCGCGCGGGCTCGGCGATGAACAGTGATGCGCTGCGTTACGAGAAGCAGCTGATCGACGACTGGCTGCGACGCGATCTGCGACCTGCGATCGCGCAGCGCTGA
- a CDS encoding murein L,D-transpeptidase catalytic domain family protein — translation MHTIVARTLLFLSLLATSSMLQAADATLDTLSAAAPALDRDVLSLALDARACAARDHEVGRRLAVIDYSRPSTDVRMWIFDMQTGRLLHAEHVAHGRGSGDNVPTVFSDVEGSYQSSLGLFSTAETYTGQNGYSLRMDGLEPGINGRARERLIVMHGADYVDPEQARRQGRLGRSWGCPAVRDEVTQAVIDDLKDGQLLFVYADDPSWRRDSKLLRCPAR, via the coding sequence ATGCATACGATCGTCGCCCGCACACTGCTGTTCCTGTCGCTGCTGGCGACGTCATCGATGCTGCAGGCTGCCGACGCCACGCTCGACACCCTGTCCGCCGCCGCGCCGGCGCTCGATCGCGACGTGCTGTCGCTCGCGCTCGATGCGCGCGCATGCGCTGCGCGGGATCACGAGGTCGGACGCCGGCTCGCGGTCATCGACTACTCGCGTCCATCGACCGACGTCCGCATGTGGATCTTCGATATGCAGACCGGGCGCCTGCTGCACGCCGAGCATGTCGCGCATGGCCGCGGCAGCGGCGACAACGTGCCCACCGTGTTCTCCGATGTCGAAGGCAGCTACCAGTCGAGCCTCGGCCTGTTCTCGACGGCCGAAACCTACACCGGGCAGAACGGGTATTCGCTGCGCATGGATGGACTGGAGCCCGGCATCAACGGCCGTGCGCGCGAGCGGTTGATCGTCATGCACGGCGCCGATTACGTGGATCCGGAACAGGCGCGTCGGCAGGGCCGGCTCGGGCGCAGCTGGGGGTGTCCCGCCGTGCGCGATGAAGTGACCCAGGCGGTGATCGACGATCTCAAGGACGGCCAGTTGCTGTTCGTCTACGCCGACGATCCGTCATGGCGGCGCGACTCGAAGCTGTTGCGCTGCCCGGCACGCTGA